The following DNA comes from Rosa rugosa chromosome 5, drRosRugo1.1, whole genome shotgun sequence.
CAAGGTATGGAGCTGACACTTGccgcagaaaaaaaaaagatgagataGGCAAGAAGAGAGAGCAGCAATCTTCAGACAATATTATCATGCAGCAGCACTGATGCACTGAATTGCCTGCTTGCAAATACCAGTCATTGTTGCTTCAGGACCATAGACCTATAAGAGaacaaagaaacagaagaaatgATGTCAGATATTTCTCAGCAGAGGCTCTTCATATATCAGCGACATATTTGCTTTTCCTTAATCTTATTCAGTAATGATTTCAAAGATTGGTTACCTCAATAGGGAGGCCAATTTCCTCTGCAAGTGCCCTCATTTTTGCAAGTCCCCTCTGGTAGTTGGGACCTCCTCTCCTGACATAAAGATGCATCCTAGCAGCTTTAAGCTTTGATTCCTGATTAATCAAAATATGGCATTGTCAgttttcacacttagaaaagatagtaacaaaacaaatacaaattttGGGTTTAGCATGGTAGATTTAGCTCACCTTCTCCTTCAAGGCTCTAATGATGCCATTGAATGTTGCAGCTACATCAGTGAAGTTAGCAATTCCCCCTCCAATTACAAGGGCTCTCTTACGGCCATCAGGATCAGAAGTTGCACACTGTAGAAATAATGAGATTACTTATACAGAACAAAAAGTATGAGGTGCATAATCATGTTTCTTGTACTTCAACGAAAAATAGAGATGTGGCAAATATGAATGCAGCCTTTTAATCTACCATGGAGTCATGGACATAGTAATATAATGCTAAGAGTGAAAATGAAGAGTTCTTACATCAATCACAACTCTGGCATACTGCAATACCTCCTCTTCATTTGGTGCTCCACTATATTCAGCATAGTTTCCGAGCTCATTAGCAAAGCCAAGATCACCAACCTGACCAAGGAATGATATTTTGGGTGTGAGCAATCAATGCCAAGGAAAACCAAAGGTTCATAAGTTACAGGGTTCAAATCCAGTTAAATTTCTGAATCTTAAATGACCGCACCGTGTCTGCGTAAATAACACTTGCACCTCCTCCAGCAACCATAGTCCAAATTCGTCCCTTAGGGTTCAGAACTGTAAATTTCAAAGATGCACTTGTCTGCAAGCAAATGATAAATGAACCTGATTAAAGCTGGGATACTAAATGGATAATATCAAATGAAATGTGACAGTGTTACCATCGTGACATTACAGTTAAGAGAGGAATCAACTGACTCTGTAAAAACTTTAATGGAGAGAGTCGGTAATCACAGGACCACAAGTTGTATACAACAACCATGGACTAAGGAAGTGTAGAAATATGAAGGATATTTCCTTATGACTTTCTTTCAAAATGCATGCAACTCAAATCTTCCATGGAAACTATCATTATCAGTTAAGGCATCTGTTTGTACCTTTTCATCTAGCCCGTGAATAAACTTTTCTGTCGAACTCATAACTCTTCCAAATGGCATTGGAAATTCAATATTGCCCCACCTGAAACAATTATATCATGTAAGGTGGTGTTGAAAGTGGTACGCTAAAACAGAAGAGCCATCAGATTGCATTAAATAGCTTTGGCCAAATAACAGAGCTGGGAAGGTAAtaatataacaaaagaaaatgaactGTACTTTTTGAAGTTCTTGAAAGCAGCAGTGTCATCCAGCTCGCCTCTCATATCCAAAGGATATGGCTTTCCATCAACCAATGCAAAAGGATTCATCTCCAGAAAAGTGAAGTCGAGATCTGGAACATACTAATTGTAAATAAGGTTCTTCTTACAAATGTACCATGAAATGGAATTGTCAAAGACTTTCTAACACACCTTGAAATAGAGCAAATACGGACTTGATAAACTCCTCAATTTCGCTCTTAATCTGGATTTAAGAATACAATTTGTTAATGATTACCAATATGAGCCCAAATGAACATGAAATCAACAGAATAACATATTATTGCACCCAGCCACTAATAAATTAAGCATAAtcaaataacttttttttttctagtcaGAAGTAAACTGGGCATTGATGTATTAAAAGATGGAAACCTATAGTGTAAAACATGAAAAGTGACTTCCTGCAAAGACATAAACAAAAACTAATATACCATATCATTGAGCACAAAGGTATTACCTCCAAGGGAAGGGTTGCAACAAGTGGAGCAGATACATCTGGTGTAAGGGAAGCTCCCGTTGGGACAAATATGGTCTTGACCTGTACAAAGTATAAGTTTTTTATAAATAAGAAGCTTCAAGTCTTTCCTACAAATCTCTTCCAGGTTCTTTAGATTATTAATAGAACAAATAAAGATGCATTATAGGATTTCAGATATATTCAGTAACAAAATGACATCCGAAACATACCTTATCCCAGTTCTCCTCAATGTCAATTCCTCCACACTCTGAGAAGCTTATGCTATTCCCAAGTCTATCTGAGACGATGTTAATGTAAAACTCTTCATTGTGGGGAATGAAGGGCTCAACAATGAATGTTGTGATGGGTCCTTTGCAGCCACCCATCTCAACCTGTAAATCGGAAATTAAACATGTAAGCGGAACTCTCCCAATTGTCAAAAGGAGCGATATGTATGAAGCCATAGGAAACTTAAAGTACCTCTTTGCCTAGGCGCTCCTTCACAAAGGTGGCGACTTGAGCGAAATCCAGGTTCAAGGCAACCAAACCACTCTTCCCACGCTTTCCAAACAACATGTCAGGCTTGACAACCAACTTGGAAGTAGAGAGCCAAGTCTCCTTCTCAAGTAGCTCATTGAAATCAGTTGATTCGGTAATCTAAAGATcgaaccaaaaaagaaaaaggaaaaaatcaaTAAGCTACAACTTGCAAAAAAATTCATGTTCAGCAACACATCAAATATACTTCTTCTAGACAGGGATCACACAAACAGATTGCTTAAATCTTTAACAACCTAGTTAAGCGCATATGTGATCTAACAATTGGCTAAAGCATTGATCTTTAACAATCCAGATAAGGGTAAATGTGATCTAACAATTGGCTAAAGATTTGATCTTTAACAATCTAAAAACTCTCCTCAATCTATTGAGCTCAAATTAGATCTAACTACTTTAACCATTGTACTCTGTAACCACCATTTACACAATAACTTAACCACATGATTTCTTCAAATGTATCATAAATCTTTCAAAGCTTGAATCTTTAAGATCCAAAATGCTTGAGCAAAATCTGAATCAAAGACTGACCTGGGCAGATTTGAGAGGCAATTCACGGCCAGCGATCCTCTTGAAGTGTTCCTTCAACAACCTCTTGGAGTCGTACTCTCGGATCTTCTTGCGTGCCATTTCTCACCTGCTATGATTTGCaccacaaaatcaaaaccaatctACCAAAAGAGACCAACTTTATTCAATTCTCAAGTGTTTGATGCAACCTTACCTTAAAAGAAGAGTTGGGTTTTGGTGTTGGGTTTGTGGGAGTTAGGTAGGAAGATGCAATTCTAACTGATTTCTTTGGAGCCAGCAAGGGTCGCGTCTATATATAGCTTCACAACGAGAAcgccattttatttttttctgaattttatTTACAGGGTTTGGTTGGTGGGGGCAAAAACCCTTTGATTATTTTTAGCGGCAACAAGCACACTAACAAACACATGCGCAACCTACCAATTTGGACCAGAGGGATTCAACCACAGCCTTGTTTTGTAGGTTTCTGGTGCGGGATGGGATCCTGTGATTTGCGTACTACCACTACTTGATGCTCTTCCAGTCTGCATCGCCGTCTATCTTTTCTACTTGTTGTTGTGATCATCAAGTCTCCTCTTTGTGGAGTCCAAAAACGGCAACTGAGAGTGATGCGGACTCTTGTCGTTTTATAATACAAAAACACATTGTGACTATTATTTTCCTCACTCATTAGAAAGTGagtgtggttgttttgtttttttcatgGATATGCGTTTATGTGGAATATGATATAATCTCTTGATGGAGGAATATGATATAAACTCAACTAGTTTAAAAATAACAGATGTCTGATCGTGTGTGTGTATCGAATAAAAAATTTTAGAAATCAGATTTAAAGTGAAAATTTTATTATGTCATATCATTTAAACTCATCTCAAATTATTAGATTTTGTGTTGTGGCGTTTTTAACTTTATATTTTGTTATTCATCTTTGCCAATGAGAAAATATATAACCATGTACAATTCATTtcaaatcaaaacatcttcaatATCATAAGATCCTAATAAAATAACTTTAGCtatgtcatcaaaaaaaaaaaactttagctATAAGAGTTTCAACAAATGTGTTAAGATCATTTATTAAATGCTTGATGACTTCTGTGTAGGATTCTTTTAGTTGTTGCATATTCATGTTTCTTGTTTGTCAAAACCAGAGGGCTACTTGGCGATATGAGCTATGTGATTTGCCACACAAGGCTGGAAGGGATGTGTGGGATTAATTTGGGATAATATGTGTTCATAAATTCAATAATAGATCGACTCTATCTTTGAGATATATGAAATGGGCAACTACACCAGTAAGAGACAGACATGTATTGTATCTGTGACGTGCTCTTACCAACCCAGTAAGAGTCAAAGGTTAGCACTTGGTCAACACTGTACAGCAGCTCTCTCTAGTTGACTCGATCAGTTTAGTCACAATGCATCTGTGTTGATCATATTCATGCACATATTTGTAGTATAAAAATGATCACATCAGAATCAGACTTTAAGCACGTAAAGAATAACATTTCTTTCACACACATTTCATCGAATGATTGAACCAAGGCAAGAGGGGAAATGAAACTAGTTTATCTAATTTTGTAGGTAAATTAAACGTGAGGGGTTTGATCGTTTGTGCAAGTCACTTTCTTGTTGGTGTGCgcatttaaatatatataataggAGATCCAATAAATATTGTCATGGGTGGACACTGCTGAATCTTGACTAGCTTGATCCCAGATTAAAGGTGGCCTTTAAGTacccaagaaaaagaagaagaagatgatggtggATGCAAATACAGTTTGTTTATATATAGGGTTGGCTGGCCTCGTTTGACTTAAATGTTCTGCATTTGTCTTCCACTATATGAAATGAAATAGGGAACTGCTGCTGCTTCTGTATCACATGAATTTGCTTTGGCTTTTCACTCCTGCTAACTAGTACATACTCTGGTTAAAACTGTTAATTTTGATGTTTTCAGAAATAAGTTTATGGCTTGGGAACTTGGAATAGATGAACAAGATCACAAATTCACAACCAGGCTTTAGAAACTGATTAGTAATTAAAGGAAGCTTGGTAATTGGATTTTATACTAGTAAAACGCAGTCATAATCAATCTGTTTTCTTTGGTTAATATAATCAAATCTATTTCAATGCGTGTGTGAGAGGGAAAGTGAGTGTGAATAGAAATTGAAATATATGATTTCTTGGTTTTATGTGCATTTTTTCCATGCTCACATAACTAGTTACATTAAATCATTAATAGAGAGTCTACATCTTGCATTCTTTGACTTTACCCCTCTATTTATTAATAGACATTCTCAGTTCTGTTTTCATCGAAACTTTTACATTTACTATGAAAACTAAACCAATATTAATTGGGTAATATGGATCTTCGGATTCCTATATTTGGAGCCTTGGAAGcttatgaagaatttctaatgcAAAGTTGTCTATGAAATGTGTGCTACTCTTTGGAGTGGTTCATCTGCAGGCATAGTGCTTATTAAGACTTTGATTTGGCTGCGGATCACTCAGTTACTTAACATTGCTTACTAATGATCGGAGAGGTTACAAGCTAGCTGCAAATGTCTGATGAAGCATCATACACCAAGTGCGCAGTACTAGCCTACTTGGTAAGTACTCGAACAAGTACATGTTCGACCATCATTGACCAACTACTCCTCGACTCCTTTATCAATCTCGATCCATATCAATATGAAGTTATGAACTAGCCAGTCATTCcactatatatatgtgtgtgtgtgtgtgcatttgatttttttttttcctatgatttttgatttttcaaagttgaaaaattgaaataatcgtataaaaaaaagttttatattTTTGAGTTGCTGTTGCGTCACTTAAAACAAGTCCTAAAAATTATGTTTAATCAATAGTTTGGTACTAGATAAAGACCGAATACTGTGCTGCTTCATTTATCcaaattatgtttttgagttccTTGTGATATTATTCACTTGAAGTTGTCAGTTGTGAATACTGTGCTTCTTTCGATCCTTTATCCGACTATGTACTAGATAATTAGCAACCCCTCCATAATTTCTTCCAGTGCCTTGTGGCCAGAAGAGATTGATGAAGAAATTGTAATACTAGGGAAATTTGATGGGTTGGGAAGTGGGAACTGAAAATCTGGATGAATAATACAATCAGCTCAATTCAGTTGAGTTCTCTTAAGCCCCATAAGCTTTGGGCCACCTACATAAGGGAGTATGGCTGAGAGTCTGAGACCCCAATTCTTGCTTAATATGTTAGACAACAAATCAGAATTACATGTACACTACTGAACAGAAGCTTGTTGGGCTTTCCTTGTTGGTTTGCTCTTACAGATTTTGATTTTATCAGAATTAAATTGGATTCACCAGGTGGTAAGAAACAAGTAATCACATCGACCATCTCCATGTGAGAATCTGGATCTGTTCTCAATGTGCATGCCTCTGTTTTGAAGAATAATAACCATGTGACatgtgcagcagcagcagcagcagctaatataattatatatggagaagaagaaggccTCGACCACTCAACTTTCTGACGTTCTCCTTTATCCAAGCCAACAACAAAATCAACTTTATTCATCTTCACATGAAACCTTCTGCTACGAGCCATGAGGAGTGTCCATACTTGCATTATTAAAGTGAAGAAACTTGCctttcaaaacaaaacaaaaaaagtgaaGAAACTTGATGATCATATGGCTACTGAGATCTTGAGGTGAACGAGATTATGCAGAAGCTATAGAACAAAATGCAGCAGGAacttgttttgatttttgagattTTACTCTAGCTTT
Coding sequences within:
- the LOC133709968 gene encoding ATP-citrate synthase alpha chain protein 1, with the protein product MARKKIREYDSKRLLKEHFKRIAGRELPLKSAQITESTDFNELLEKETWLSTSKLVVKPDMLFGKRGKSGLVALNLDFAQVATFVKERLGKEVEMGGCKGPITTFIVEPFIPHNEEFYINIVSDRLGNSISFSECGGIDIEENWDKVKTIFVPTGASLTPDVSAPLVATLPLEIKSEIEEFIKSVFALFQDLDFTFLEMNPFALVDGKPYPLDMRGELDDTAAFKNFKKWGNIEFPMPFGRVMSSTEKFIHGLDEKTSASLKFTVLNPKGRIWTMVAGGGASVIYADTVGDLGFANELGNYAEYSGAPNEEEVLQYARVVIDCATSDPDGRKRALVIGGGIANFTDVAATFNGIIRALKEKESKLKAARMHLYVRRGGPNYQRGLAKMRALAEEIGLPIEVYGPEATMTGICKQAIQCISAAA